Genomic DNA from Vespula vulgaris chromosome 5, iyVesVulg1.1, whole genome shotgun sequence:
AccattttttgttgtttcataACTTTAGAGAGCTCTGGAAAAAACTGCTTTGGCACTTGAGGAAACAATCGGAGAAAtggaagatgaaaagaaaagtggtGTAGAAGAATCTattgtagaagaagaaattaaaattcaagtttcaaaaatagaaagtaatattattgaaCAATCGACTGTTCAACAAGAAGATACAGTGCTTATAGAAGAGCAAAAAGTTTCTGGAATTGAAGATGCAGAAGATCCTAcgagtttaaaaaatatggaaaatcaACAAGATGAAGAAGTGGAAGACGAAAAGATCGAAAATACAGACAATGACAAATTGAAAGtagaagaattagaaaaaatagaaatacattTACGAGcggacgaagaaaaatctcAAAATGAATCAATCGAAAGTAATTcattcgaaaatataaaaatcaaagaagagCCATTGGACGAAATCGAAGAGCAAATAGAAGAACAATTTGACTTTActaatatagatattaaagaagaaCCTATAGAACCTGAGCCAGGtacgtattatttaattatatggaAAGGATTATCAattgacagaaaaaaaataatatttaaatttgtataaagatTGTACTTGATCGTTTCTAAAAATCGTACCTTAGTTAAAGACATTAATTTTCCTAATGAAATTtgtctttattattttgttgagTCTTTAacgaaattgttttattagaTCCAGAAGAGAGCATAGTAAGTGAACACGCAACAGTAGACACAACGTATGCAGCTGTGAAAAGTTCTATTGATGGAAATGTGGAATTGGATTCTACTCCGGCAACATTACCAACAACACCATCTCgtattaaaatcaatattacAAAAGCCTTGAATACTAGCAAAGAACCTGAAGAACCAAAGGAGAAACAAATTGTGGAGCCTCAAGTTGAAGAACAAACAGAGCCTTTAGTGCCTGCTTCTATCAAACCTACTTTGCTAGGTAGAAAATTATCTACCTTACCTCCCGTAGAAAAGGGACAAGAATTATCTGGACTCTGTTCAATAATGTAAATAGTatctgtaaaatattttacgcgAATCTATGGACACCCTAGCGGTTTGTGTGAAGTATGTGTTCGCGAAGGAGTTTGATTTATTCATAACACCTTTTAACATTAAGTTCGTATATTGTATATCACCTTTTGTGCGGCTCGTACGACATGATgtgaaatgtttatttaaatattttaatatcgtgCGTACAATAATAGCCATATCttgaaattgttatttatatatttttcttttttttcttcagtttcaaaattttaggtaaaaattttaatacgtGTATCATTATACacgataatatttcatttattacagTCGACTACGAGATAAAAAACATCACGTCGTAAGAGTTAAGAATACTTTGTAATATGTGCAAGTgtgaatgtgtatgtatgaatatttgCCGTTATATGTAGTATGAGAGAAAAGTTGCATGTGTATGATGCAAGTGAAATGATTGAAGTGAAGTAATAAGGTGATGTAGCATTCCTAATAGTATTGAGTGCAATCACAATTCGTGACATGTCAACAAAGTTAGAAATGTCATGAAGATTTACGATGGTCTGCACAAGACTTATTGAGAATTTCGTACCGTTTGTACTTTGTAAACTACAAATTCTGCATAggttaatttataaaattactgtTCGTTTAAGAGGTGCTTCGTGGAACTATACACAAAAATCATTGCACCTAACaggattatttataaagaatcgAATTTGCCCGAATCAATTGTTAAAAATGTACAAATTGTGTGATATGTGATTGTCTGTTGCATTGTACATACTTTCAACAATGATATGATCACAATGAGATTAGGTAAGACACAAAAATTAGTACTAGAGTCATTATTTTGTTGTATAAAAGAAGACTTGTTGATTATTCGGGTTTTGACTTCCTCTTTCGTTACTTATTATCCTATAGTAACCTCTATAATATCCTTTATGATAATAACAGTTGCAGCGTAATTAATTAGTGATTTGGATTTTTAGCCATATCTAGGAGTACttggagaaataaaaaaaaaaaaaaacaaaaatgctAAAAAATTAGTCTAACTTagttgaaaatctatctcaaTATTCAATAAaggattttttaaagataaagatgacTTGTTAAATCTCATCACATTTTCCATCTTAGACTTTTTACTGTTTCAAAATAGTTATTTCAGACttgttatattatgtattgtaaaagaaattgaatattattgaCAAATTTTACTAACGATgtttgaaggaaaaaaaaaacgaatatggCAATGGATTATGAGAGAacctaaaataaattaaaattttgtataaaataattgataataaaaagatgatgTAAAATTATCGTTTTTGTAATGCATCATTGAATGTTTATCTGTTAATGcgattattcgtttttatccactaaaatatttttatcatttttgttttacttataATTCATGCATCTAAAATTACTTTCCATTTACATGAAAAGTAGTCTTATCATGTGAGAAGTAAACCAACAACAATCCTGTAacttttattcataaattgCAATTATGTGGCCATCTTGGAAAAGGAATTGTATccttaatatttgttattccCAAGACACATTGCAAAAATCTTTCAAAACCCATCCCAAAACCACCAGTAGATACATTGCCGTATTTACGTAATTCTAAATACCATGATAAATTATGATTAGAAGGTAATTTTAACTTCAACTTTTCATAATTATCTTCGCGAATGCTTCCTCCAACTAATTCTCCAACAATTGGTACTAAAAGATCCAGTCCTGCAACCTTtgaatcaaatttataaatccAGAAACAAGTATGTCTatcatttcttaataattaaatattacttactgtatcatttatattatcttaCCTTAGAAGAATCATTTGAACACTCTTTCATATAAAAAGGTTTACCCTCTTTTGGCCAGTTTATAACAAAAAGAGGAacactattattatattttactaaaaaaAGTTCATGTTCTTTGGTCAACACATCTCCATATTTGATAGGATGCTGTAATTGAACTGCATGatcattcaaaatatttactGCTTCATTATAAGTCATGTATCCAAATTTGCTATTTAACCACTGTGGTTCAGTAGCACCAATATGATGGAAATCAAGGGAATTATGATCAAGCATATCTTTAGTTACAGTTTTCACTAAAAGTTCAATTTCTTCTGctatttcttcaatatttgAAACAAATGCTTTTTCAGCTTCTACCATATAAAATTCTGATAAATGCAATCTTGACTTTGAATTTTCAGCTCTAAATGTAGGTCCAAAAGTATATACCTTGGAAAGAGTCCTAAAAATACCtgaatatttatagatttctaagattttttatacaagaaataataataatacattattcaGATAATTTTAATCACCTTGCAAGAACTTCTAACTGTAATTGTCCAGACACAGTTAAATATGctttagaattaaaataaatttcatctaATGACATACCATCTTTCTTCATACTCTCAAGAACTTCTTTGGAATCAGGTCTTACAATAAAAACTTCACCTGCACCTTCACAATCATTGGAAGTTATTATTGGTGTATGAATATGTATGAAATTTCTACTtctaaaatgattattaatatttgcagTAGCTATGTCACGTAACCGTAATAAACTACTGAACTTCTGTGCTCTTGGccttaaatgtaaatattgtcTTAAATATTCTGCATCATAAGGTTTTTTTGGTTGTAATGGATATCCTTTGGTAACATCACATGTACCAATAACATGTGTCTCATTTACTTGTAATTCCAATCTACCATTAGGTGCTAAAGTCACTATACCTTCTGCATTAATACTACTTCCATAAGTTAAATTAACTGGTTTAGAAGATTTAGGTATAACAACCTGGAGCATTTCATTGGTTGATCCATCATTAacatcaaaaaaaatattatttttcattttcctgaTTGCATACACCCATCCCTGAATAAAAAATGCTATACTTTTTGACTATTAAGAAATTCTTTCTAATAGTAAtgtattgaatatatataaaaaaaaatattaaatataatcttaaaaaatgCTTAAAATGTAGAATGATCGATGTATCAAAAATTCGTAATTAATAGGATTCTATtatgaaagagaataattaagTACATATAACAATGGGAAGCTAACCTGTACTTTTGTACTTTTTCCCACGGGTTTCTCCAAAATGATATctaaaattcttgaaaaatgaCGTGCATTGCGCTTAAGAAGATATTTCTGTATAAACAATAATCGTGTTATATTTCTAGAAAAcatattaagagaaaaatatcttctgAATCACAATcacaataaaaatcaaatttctttcgtttacaCATACGCAAGTACAAGATGGA
This window encodes:
- the LOC127063685 gene encoding probable asparagine--tRNA ligase, mitochondrial isoform X1, whose protein sequence is MFSRNITRLLFIQKYLLKRNARHFSRILDIILEKPVGKSTKVQGWVYAIRKMKNNIFFDVNDGSTNEMLQVVIPKSSKPVNLTYGSSINAEGIVTLAPNGRLELQVNETHVIGTCDVTKGYPLQPKKPYDAEYLRQYLHLRPRAQKFSSLLRLRDIATANINNHFRSRNFIHIHTPIITSNDCEGAGEVFIVRPDSKEVLESMKKDGMSLDEIYFNSKAYLTVSGQLQLEVLARTLSKVYTFGPTFRAENSKSRLHLSEFYMVEAEKAFVSNIEEIAEEIELLVKTVTKDMLDHNSLDFHHIGATEPQWLNSKFGYMTYNEAVNILNDHAVQLQHPIKYGDVLTKEHELFLVKYNNSVPLFVINWPKEGKPFYMKECSNDSSKVAGLDLLVPIVGELVGGSIREDNYEKLKLKLPSNHNLSWYLELRKYGNVSTGGFGMGFERFLQCVLGITNIKDTIPFPRWPHNCNL
- the LOC127063685 gene encoding probable asparagine--tRNA ligase, mitochondrial isoform X2, whose amino-acid sequence is MKNNIFFDVNDGSTNEMLQVVIPKSSKPVNLTYGSSINAEGIVTLAPNGRLELQVNETHVIGTCDVTKGYPLQPKKPYDAEYLRQYLHLRPRAQKFSSLLRLRDIATANINNHFRSRNFIHIHTPIITSNDCEGAGEVFIVRPDSKEVLESMKKDGMSLDEIYFNSKAYLTVSGQLQLEVLARTLSKVYTFGPTFRAENSKSRLHLSEFYMVEAEKAFVSNIEEIAEEIELLVKTVTKDMLDHNSLDFHHIGATEPQWLNSKFGYMTYNEAVNILNDHAVQLQHPIKYGDVLTKEHELFLVKYNNSVPLFVINWPKEGKPFYMKECSNDSSKVAGLDLLVPIVGELVGGSIREDNYEKLKLKLPSNHNLSWYLELRKYGNVSTGGFGMGFERFLQCVLGITNIKDTIPFPRWPHNCNL
- the LOC127063685 gene encoding probable asparagine--tRNA ligase, mitochondrial isoform X3; this encodes MFSRNITRLLFIQKYLLKRNARHFSRILDIILEKPVGKSTKVQGWVYAIRKMKNNIFFDVNDGSTNEMLQVVIPKSSKPVNLTYGSSINAEGIVTLAPNGRLELQVNETHVIGTCDVTKGYPLQPKKPYDAEYLRQYLHLRPRAQKFSSLLRLRDIATANINNHFRSRNFIHIHTPIITSNDCEGAGEVFIVRPDSKEVLESMKKDGMSLDEIYFNSKAYLTVSGQLQLEVLARTLSKVYTFGPTFRAENSKSRLHLSEFYMVEAEKAFVSNIEEIAEEIELLVKTVTKDMLDHNSLDFHHIGATEPQWLNSKFGYMTYNEAVNILNDHAVQLQHPIKYGDVLTKEHELFLVKYNNSVPLFVINWPKEGKPFYMKECSNDSSKDWIF